From Brevibacillus marinus, a single genomic window includes:
- the pyrR gene encoding bifunctional pyr operon transcriptional regulator/uracil phosphoribosyltransferase PyrR yields MAEQSVIMDEAAMRRALTRIAHEILERNKGVADCIIVGIKTRGVYLARRLAEKIESIEGVGVPVGELDITLYRDDLTHKAEDAVLQGAKLPGDITGQTVILVDDVLYTGRTVRAALDALIDNGRPRMIQLAVLVDRGHRELPIRPDFVGKNVPTARSEIVAVQVKEVDGSDQVAIRRGRSS; encoded by the coding sequence GTGGCGGAGCAAAGCGTGATCATGGACGAGGCGGCCATGCGGCGGGCGCTGACCCGCATCGCGCATGAAATCCTGGAGCGAAACAAGGGCGTGGCCGATTGTATCATCGTCGGCATCAAGACGCGCGGCGTGTACCTGGCCAGACGGCTGGCCGAGAAAATCGAGAGCATCGAGGGAGTGGGCGTGCCGGTTGGTGAACTGGATATTACGCTGTACCGCGACGATTTGACCCACAAAGCCGAAGATGCCGTCCTGCAGGGCGCGAAATTGCCGGGCGACATCACCGGGCAGACGGTGATTCTCGTCGACGATGTACTCTACACCGGCCGCACGGTCAGGGCGGCACTGGACGCGCTGATTGACAACGGACGGCCGCGGATGATCCAGCTGGCAGTGCTGGTGGACAGGGGCCACCGCGAACTGCCGATCCGGCCCGATTTCGTCGGAAAAAACGTGCCAACCGCGCGCAGCGAGATCGTGGCCGTGCAGGTGAAGGAAGTGGATGGAAGCGATCAGGTGGCGATTCGCCGCGGTCGCAGCTCGTAA
- a CDS encoding serine/threonine protein kinase yields the protein MRIDPQILEAFLRDVQLESTSPDDPVVVRYIPKPWELVGTGNYAGVFAHPDYPDVVVKLYAPGRPGIEQERQVYRKLDASRYFPVCYQAGERYLVLKRMRGISLYDCVMYGIPIPPQVIEDVEEAMAEARAKGLYPHDVHGKNVLMYQGRGYLIDVSDYYQQQFDSKWHDLRRAYYRIYLPFLKDRRWKVPRWLLEVVRKGYRYYRKLKKWLR from the coding sequence ATGCGTATCGATCCGCAAATATTGGAAGCGTTCCTGCGCGATGTACAATTGGAGAGCACGTCACCCGACGATCCGGTCGTGGTCCGGTACATACCAAAGCCTTGGGAACTGGTTGGTACAGGCAACTACGCTGGCGTGTTCGCGCATCCCGACTACCCGGACGTGGTCGTGAAGCTGTACGCTCCCGGGCGGCCTGGCATTGAACAGGAACGGCAAGTATACCGGAAGCTGGATGCGTCACGTTATTTTCCCGTCTGCTACCAGGCTGGCGAGCGCTACCTGGTGCTGAAGCGGATGAGAGGCATCTCGCTGTACGATTGCGTCATGTACGGAATCCCGATTCCGCCGCAGGTGATTGAGGATGTGGAGGAGGCAATGGCGGAGGCCCGCGCCAAAGGGTTGTATCCGCACGATGTGCACGGCAAAAACGTGTTGATGTATCAAGGGCGCGGCTACTTGATCGATGTCTCCGACTACTACCAGCAGCAGTTTGACAGCAAATGGCATGATCTGCGGCGCGCGTACTACCGCATATACCTGCCGTTTCTCAAAGATCGCCGCTGGAAAGTTCCGCGCTGGCTGCTGGAAGTCGTGCGCAAGGGATACCGCTACTATCGCAAACTGAAAAAATGGCTTCGCTAG
- a CDS encoding glycosyltransferase produces MKILLVTYSAYPRIGGRSTYISLLKSTLERRGHSVDILAHAPGQNEIYIVGGKRVNKAALRRRIAAEIVPQLHRRFPGLPPWIVWRETERYCFEEAIRQFDFSPYDLIHTQDILSSLACQRAIRDRPIVATFHNCKAEEWQVNGEAEQKLPIERAYVAREELLSVERTKWVIVPSRWLKNALTRLGATSERFRVVSYGMDIPRFQQSMRQPTELKKPADCPLILCPARFVPIKGHTFLFAALQRLKEEGRRFVCWVAGNGVLEQNLQQEVRLRGIDDVVRFIGGRSDLPAILAITDIVVLPTLHDTLPLVIMEAQLAGVAVISTRVGGVTEMIEHGRTGLLGPAGDPDYLWHSLRNLLANQAERERLARNAQTVALQTYSDARMVGHTVALYQEAVRSAAAGEAYVEQTTIDERLLGPVYRLGLPAPLRPTGTLVGTVRAPDGRPQPHAAVHLMDMSWVTLAVTHCDRNGRFSFHQIPAGKYAMIISVGECWKSRELVVHENEVTCCHANL; encoded by the coding sequence GTGAAGATCCTGCTTGTCACCTATTCGGCCTATCCCCGCATTGGCGGACGCAGTACCTACATCTCCCTCCTCAAAAGTACGCTGGAACGGCGCGGCCACTCTGTGGACATCTTGGCTCACGCCCCCGGACAAAACGAGATTTACATCGTCGGCGGAAAGCGGGTAAACAAGGCAGCCCTGCGGAGGCGGATAGCGGCAGAAATCGTGCCGCAGCTGCACCGGCGATTCCCCGGCCTTCCTCCCTGGATCGTCTGGCGGGAGACAGAACGCTACTGCTTTGAAGAAGCGATTCGCCAGTTTGACTTCTCGCCATATGACCTGATTCATACGCAGGATATCTTGTCTTCCCTGGCCTGCCAACGGGCGATTCGCGACCGGCCGATCGTCGCGACCTTCCACAACTGCAAGGCGGAGGAGTGGCAGGTGAACGGAGAAGCGGAACAAAAACTGCCGATTGAGCGGGCGTATGTGGCGCGCGAAGAACTGCTCAGTGTCGAGCGGACGAAGTGGGTGATCGTTCCCAGCAGGTGGCTGAAAAACGCGTTGACCCGGCTGGGCGCCACATCCGAACGATTCCGGGTGGTTTCCTACGGGATGGACATCCCGCGTTTCCAGCAAAGCATGCGGCAGCCGACGGAACTGAAAAAGCCCGCCGATTGTCCGCTGATCTTGTGTCCGGCCAGGTTTGTGCCGATCAAGGGACATACGTTTTTGTTTGCCGCGCTGCAGCGGTTAAAGGAAGAAGGCCGCCGGTTTGTCTGCTGGGTAGCGGGCAACGGGGTACTGGAGCAGAACTTGCAGCAGGAAGTCAGGCTGCGCGGCATTGACGACGTGGTCCGCTTTATCGGGGGAAGGAGCGACTTGCCGGCGATTCTCGCGATCACCGACATCGTGGTCCTCCCTACCTTGCACGATACGCTGCCGCTGGTGATTATGGAAGCGCAGCTTGCCGGCGTTGCCGTTATATCCACGCGCGTCGGCGGCGTAACGGAGATGATCGAACACGGGCGAACGGGACTGCTCGGCCCCGCAGGCGACCCGGATTACCTCTGGCACTCGCTTCGCAATCTGCTGGCCAACCAAGCGGAGCGCGAGCGGCTGGCGCGCAACGCGCAAACGGTGGCGCTGCAAACATACAGCGACGCCCGCATGGTCGGACATACCGTTGCGCTGTACCAGGAAGCCGTTCGTTCAGCTGCGGCGGGGGAAGCGTACGTGGAACAGACGACGATTGATGAGCGGCTGTTGGGACCGGTTTACCGCCTTGGCTTGCCAGCACCACTCCGGCCGACCGGCACGCTCGTGGGGACCGTTCGCGCTCCCGACGGCCGGCCGCAGCCCCATGCTGCCGTTCACTTAATGGATATGTCGTGGGTCACCTTGGCCGTCACCCACTGTGACCGGAATGGTCGGTTCTCGTTTCATCAGATTCCCGCCGGCAAGTATGCGATGATCATCTCCGTAGGAGAATGCTGGAAATCGCGCGAGCTGGTCGTCCACGAAAACGAGGTGACCTGCTGCCATGCGAACCTGTGA
- a CDS encoding carbamoyl phosphate synthase small subunit yields the protein MRARLLLEDGTECVGTALGAAREQFGEVVFNTGMTGYQEVLSDPSYCGQIVVMTYPLIGNYGINRDDFEAVRPYIHGFVVREHCDLPSNWRRAQTLHELLAEYEIPGIAGVDTRMLTRKIREHGTLRGLITTADTPTAELVERIKQTPLLTDQVARVSTKSVFSCPGSGPRIVLIDFGAKHGILRELGKRGCDVVVVPYQTTAEEIRRLRPDGVLLSNGPGDPKDVPQAIQTIRGLLGEYPLFGICLGHQLFALASGADTEKMKFGHRGGNHPVKELASGRTYITSQNHGYAVTAESIAGTGLEITHIALNDGTVEGLCDRSKRAFSVQYHPEAAPGPYDSSYLFDQFLQLIASTKGERTYAETT from the coding sequence ATGCGAGCCAGATTGCTGCTGGAAGACGGGACAGAATGTGTCGGCACAGCACTGGGAGCGGCACGGGAACAGTTTGGTGAAGTGGTGTTCAACACGGGGATGACCGGTTACCAGGAGGTGCTGTCCGATCCTTCTTACTGCGGCCAAATCGTGGTGATGACTTACCCGCTGATCGGCAATTACGGGATCAACCGCGACGATTTTGAAGCGGTGCGTCCGTATATCCACGGATTTGTCGTGCGCGAGCACTGCGACCTGCCGAGCAACTGGCGCCGTGCGCAAACGCTGCACGAACTGCTGGCCGAATACGAGATACCCGGGATCGCCGGCGTCGACACGCGGATGCTGACGCGCAAGATCCGCGAGCACGGCACGCTGCGCGGCCTGATTACCACCGCCGACACGCCGACGGCGGAACTGGTGGAGCGAATCAAACAGACGCCGCTGCTCACCGATCAGGTAGCGCGCGTCTCGACGAAGAGCGTGTTCAGCTGCCCCGGCAGTGGCCCGCGGATCGTCTTGATCGACTTCGGGGCAAAACACGGCATTTTGCGGGAGCTGGGCAAACGCGGCTGCGATGTCGTCGTCGTGCCGTACCAGACCACCGCGGAAGAGATTCGCCGGCTGCGGCCGGATGGCGTGCTGCTCTCCAACGGGCCCGGTGACCCGAAAGACGTGCCGCAAGCGATTCAGACGATCCGCGGGCTGTTGGGCGAATACCCGCTGTTCGGGATCTGCCTGGGTCACCAGTTGTTCGCGCTGGCTTCCGGCGCCGACACCGAGAAGATGAAGTTCGGCCATCGCGGCGGCAACCATCCGGTGAAAGAATTGGCCAGCGGCCGCACCTATATCACCTCGCAGAACCACGGTTATGCGGTGACTGCTGAGTCGATTGCCGGAACGGGACTGGAGATTACCCACATCGCGCTGAACGACGGGACGGTGGAAGGCTTGTGCGACCGCAGCAAACGCGCATTCTCCGTTCAGTATCATCCGGAAGCGGCGCCTGGCCCGTACGATTCCAGCTATCTGTTCGATCAGTTTCTTCAGCTGATCGCCAGCACGAAGGGGGAACGCACGTATGCCGAGACAACCTGA
- a CDS encoding solute carrier family 23 protein, giving the protein MKQKDFVDVHEVPPLQRLVPLGFQHLFAMFGATVLVPILTHLDVAVALLTSGLGTLLFLVLTKGKVPNYVGSSFAFIGPIITVATSHGMGTALLGCMLSGLVYVVVAAIVLKGGVNWLNRLLPPVVIASVIVVIGLSLAGVAVQMATIVTVDDKSVISLTSVEISLVTILITVFAAVALRGFLSLIPILIGIAGGYLYTLLRHPELLDWSGVAEADWFITPSAMWREHMLTTQLLDAMSSPGAWVTALILVPVAFVTLAEHLGHLLVTGKVMDRDLLKDPGLHRTLLGDGLATSLAALFGGPPNTTYGENIGVLAITRVYSRAVIALAAVLAILFAFIGKISALLMTIPTPVLGGVSIILFGLIAAQGLRMYVENGIDFSDKRNMIIAAVILVTGIGGYKISFQDVTFWQSFLANLTVDNIAFSTFMGMLLHAVLPGKQPAAAQQGDQQTV; this is encoded by the coding sequence ATGAAGCAAAAAGACTTTGTCGATGTACATGAGGTTCCTCCGCTGCAGCGCCTGGTGCCGCTGGGGTTCCAACACCTGTTCGCGATGTTTGGCGCGACCGTGCTGGTGCCGATTCTCACCCATCTCGATGTCGCCGTGGCCCTGCTGACAAGCGGCTTGGGCACACTGCTGTTCCTCGTGCTGACCAAGGGGAAAGTCCCCAACTACGTCGGTTCCTCGTTCGCCTTTATCGGCCCGATCATCACGGTGGCGACCAGCCACGGCATGGGCACGGCTCTGCTGGGCTGCATGCTGTCCGGGCTGGTCTACGTGGTGGTCGCAGCGATTGTGCTGAAAGGCGGCGTCAACTGGCTGAACCGCCTGCTGCCGCCGGTGGTGATCGCCTCCGTCATCGTCGTGATCGGACTGAGCCTCGCCGGTGTCGCGGTGCAAATGGCGACGATCGTAACCGTCGACGACAAATCGGTGATTTCGCTCACGTCCGTGGAAATCTCACTGGTCACGATCCTCATCACCGTGTTCGCCGCCGTCGCGCTGCGCGGGTTCCTGTCGCTGATTCCGATCCTGATCGGGATCGCCGGCGGCTACCTGTACACGCTGCTCAGGCATCCGGAGTTGCTCGACTGGTCCGGTGTGGCCGAAGCGGACTGGTTCATCACGCCCTCCGCGATGTGGCGCGAACACATGCTGACCACCCAGCTGCTCGACGCGATGAGCAGCCCCGGCGCCTGGGTGACGGCGTTGATTCTCGTGCCGGTCGCTTTTGTCACATTGGCGGAACACCTGGGCCACCTGCTGGTCACCGGGAAGGTGATGGACCGCGATCTGCTGAAGGACCCGGGCCTGCACCGCACCCTGTTGGGAGACGGGTTGGCCACTTCCCTCGCTGCGCTGTTCGGTGGGCCGCCCAACACCACCTACGGGGAAAACATCGGGGTGCTGGCGATTACCCGCGTTTACAGCCGGGCGGTGATTGCGCTGGCTGCGGTGTTGGCGATCCTGTTCGCCTTCATCGGCAAGATCAGCGCCCTGCTGATGACGATTCCCACCCCCGTGCTGGGCGGCGTTTCGATCATCCTGTTCGGGCTGATTGCCGCGCAAGGTCTGCGCATGTACGTGGAAAACGGGATCGACTTTTCCGACAAGCGAAACATGATCATTGCTGCCGTGATTCTCGTAACCGGGATTGGCGGTTATAAAATCAGCTTCCAGGATGTGACGTTCTGGCAGTCTTTCCTCGCCAATCTGACCGTTGACAATATCGCTTTCTCCACCTTCATGGGAATGCTGCTGCACGCCGTGCTGCCGGGGAAGCAGCCAGCGGCGGCGCAACAAGGTGATCAACAAACGGTCTGA
- a CDS encoding aspartate carbamoyltransferase catalytic subunit: MGNCVHLTGIKGMTAEQIANILARAEYWTQRPHEQSAALAGRFVANLFFEPSTRTRFSFEVAEKRLGAHVLNFAAEASSTTKGETIYDTLKTLQAMGIAAAVIRTRHNGLIEHLAGQVGMSLINAGDGTNEHPTQCLLDLLTMKQRFGRVAGLRVAIIGDLRHSRVAGSHLHALPMLGAELLLAGPPAMMLPAELVPAGVRVVSLEEAVETSDVVMLLRVQLERHSESLFTSAEAYHQKYGLTLERAKRMKPGAVIMHPAPVNRGVEIHSELVEADNSLIYQQVANGVAVRMAVLEYVLNGGEVAWDSYLQTANC, encoded by the coding sequence ATGGGGAATTGCGTTCATTTGACCGGAATCAAAGGGATGACCGCTGAGCAAATCGCAAACATCTTGGCTCGCGCCGAATACTGGACGCAGCGGCCGCACGAACAGTCTGCCGCACTGGCCGGCCGATTCGTCGCCAACCTCTTTTTCGAACCGAGCACGCGGACCCGTTTCTCCTTCGAGGTGGCGGAAAAACGGCTGGGTGCGCACGTCCTCAACTTCGCCGCAGAGGCATCCTCGACAACCAAAGGCGAGACGATTTACGACACGTTGAAAACCTTGCAAGCGATGGGCATCGCGGCAGCCGTGATCCGCACCCGACACAACGGGCTGATCGAGCATCTCGCCGGACAGGTCGGGATGTCCCTGATCAATGCGGGCGACGGCACCAACGAACACCCCACGCAGTGTCTATTAGACCTGTTGACGATGAAGCAGCGGTTCGGCCGGGTTGCCGGGCTGCGCGTCGCGATTATCGGCGATCTGCGGCACAGTCGGGTGGCCGGCTCTCATCTGCACGCACTTCCGATGTTGGGCGCGGAGCTGCTTCTGGCCGGGCCGCCGGCGATGATGCTCCCTGCGGAGCTTGTGCCAGCCGGCGTCCGCGTGGTCTCGCTGGAGGAAGCGGTTGAGACCAGCGATGTGGTGATGCTGCTGCGCGTGCAGCTGGAGCGGCACAGCGAATCGCTGTTTACCAGCGCCGAGGCGTACCACCAGAAATACGGACTGACCTTGGAGCGGGCCAAGCGGATGAAGCCGGGAGCGGTGATTATGCACCCTGCGCCGGTCAATCGCGGCGTGGAGATCCACAGCGAGCTGGTGGAAGCGGACAACTCGCTGATCTACCAACAGGTGGCCAACGGAGTGGCCGTCCGCATGGCCGTGCTGGAATACGTGCTGAATGGGGGAGAAGTGGCATGGGACTCCTACTTGCAAACGGCAAACTGTTGA
- the lspA gene encoding signal peptidase II — translation MFYYLISLIIVALDQWTKYLVASKMELGESIPLLPGVFHLTSHRNLGAAFGILQNQRLLFIGITIVVVIGIVVALYRVGGKQPRVATALALVLGGAVGNFIDRVRTGEVVDFLDFTLINFPIFNVADMAITIGVGLLLLDVFLDSRRRRQEA, via the coding sequence TTGTTCTACTACCTGATTTCTCTGATTATCGTCGCACTTGACCAGTGGACCAAATATCTGGTGGCCAGCAAAATGGAGTTGGGTGAGTCCATCCCGCTTTTACCCGGCGTATTCCACCTCACTTCCCACCGCAACCTGGGAGCGGCCTTCGGCATCCTCCAGAATCAGCGACTGCTGTTTATCGGGATTACGATTGTCGTGGTGATCGGCATTGTCGTCGCCCTTTACCGGGTCGGCGGCAAGCAGCCGCGCGTCGCAACGGCGCTGGCGCTCGTCCTGGGCGGCGCGGTGGGCAACTTTATCGACCGTGTCAGGACCGGAGAAGTGGTGGATTTTCTTGATTTCACCCTGATCAACTTCCCCATCTTTAACGTCGCGGACATGGCGATCACCATCGGCGTTGGTCTGCTCCTGCTCGATGTCTTCCTCGATTCGCGGCGCAGGCGGCAGGAGGCGTGA
- a CDS encoding NAD-dependent epimerase/dehydratase family protein: MRVAVTGGAGFIGSHIVEMLVEQGDEVLVVDNFSTGDPEHVAQLASVVELDVLSERLEQVFCQHRPEVVIHQAAQVDIPKSLADPLSDGLTNVMGTLNVLEAAKRSGARKIVYASSCAVYGEPQAARISEFHPAEPISLYGASKWLGECYVRLYHRMYQLDYTILRYANVYGPRQGAKGEGGVVSAFVRRLSAGLPPLIFGDGKQTRDFVYVKDVARANLLAAKWASAQTLNIASGEGTSIQELCDQLIALFDQQLTPEYRPARAGDISHSCLDPLRAEMHLGWKAAYTLAEGLAETVRYAQERGGANP, from the coding sequence ATGAGAGTGGCCGTAACCGGGGGAGCGGGCTTTATCGGCTCGCACATTGTCGAGATGCTGGTCGAGCAGGGGGACGAGGTACTGGTTGTCGATAACTTTTCGACCGGTGATCCCGAGCATGTCGCCCAGCTGGCCAGCGTGGTCGAACTGGATGTGCTCAGCGAACGGCTGGAACAGGTGTTTTGCCAACATCGGCCTGAGGTGGTGATCCATCAGGCGGCACAGGTAGACATCCCCAAGTCGTTGGCCGACCCGCTCTCGGACGGCCTCACCAATGTCATGGGGACCTTGAATGTACTGGAAGCGGCGAAACGCAGCGGTGCGCGCAAGATCGTCTACGCATCGTCCTGTGCCGTTTACGGGGAACCGCAAGCCGCGCGGATTTCCGAGTTCCATCCGGCAGAGCCGATCTCACTGTACGGCGCATCCAAGTGGCTCGGTGAGTGCTACGTACGGCTTTACCATCGCATGTATCAGCTGGATTACACCATCCTCCGCTACGCCAATGTATACGGCCCGCGGCAGGGGGCAAAGGGCGAGGGGGGAGTCGTCTCCGCCTTTGTCCGCCGCCTGTCAGCCGGCTTGCCGCCGCTTATTTTCGGCGACGGCAAGCAGACGAGAGATTTCGTCTATGTAAAGGATGTGGCGCGAGCCAACCTGCTGGCCGCGAAATGGGCCTCGGCGCAGACGTTGAATATCGCGAGCGGGGAAGGGACGTCGATTCAGGAGCTGTGCGACCAGCTGATTGCCCTGTTCGACCAGCAGTTGACGCCAGAATACCGGCCGGCCCGTGCGGGCGATATTTCGCACAGCTGTCTGGATCCGCTGCGGGCCGAGATGCATCTCGGCTGGAAGGCGGCTTATACGCTGGCCGAAGGATTGGCGGAGACCGTCCGCTACGCCCAAGAGAGAGGGGGCGCCAACCCGTGA
- a CDS encoding RluA family pseudouridine synthase, with protein sequence MSETALFERHDWTVERAEQGERIDKFIAAQAEQWSRSQVQSWIKEGRVTVNGQPVKSNYKVAEDDEVTLRVPPPRELAIAPEPIPLEIAYEDSDVIVVNKPRGLVVHPAPGHYSGTLVNGLLHHCKDLSGINGVLRPGIVHRIDKDTSGLLVVAKNDQAHLCLAEQLRDHRVNRKYVAIVHGVIPHEMGTIDAPIGRDPKNRQQMAVVFANSKPAVTHFVVQRRFQQHTLVELKLETGRTHQIRVHMKYIGYPLVGDPKYGPKNTLGFPGQALHAATLGFRHPRSGEYLEFSAPLPADMQALIARLER encoded by the coding sequence ATGAGTGAAACGGCCTTGTTTGAACGACACGACTGGACGGTGGAGCGGGCCGAGCAGGGCGAGCGGATCGACAAGTTTATCGCAGCACAAGCGGAGCAGTGGTCGCGTTCGCAGGTGCAGAGCTGGATCAAGGAAGGTCGGGTGACGGTCAACGGGCAGCCGGTGAAAAGCAACTACAAGGTGGCGGAGGACGATGAAGTTACCCTGCGGGTGCCGCCGCCACGGGAGCTGGCGATTGCCCCGGAGCCGATCCCGCTGGAGATTGCCTACGAGGACAGCGACGTGATCGTGGTGAACAAGCCGCGGGGACTGGTGGTTCATCCGGCACCCGGCCACTACAGCGGCACGCTGGTAAACGGCTTGCTTCATCACTGCAAGGATCTGTCGGGAATCAACGGCGTGCTGCGCCCGGGGATCGTGCACCGGATCGATAAAGACACGTCCGGTTTGCTGGTGGTCGCCAAGAATGACCAGGCGCACCTCTGCCTGGCTGAGCAGTTGCGGGACCATCGCGTCAACCGCAAGTACGTGGCGATTGTCCACGGAGTGATTCCGCACGAAATGGGAACGATCGATGCGCCGATTGGCCGCGATCCCAAGAATCGGCAGCAGATGGCGGTCGTCTTTGCGAACAGCAAACCCGCGGTGACGCACTTTGTGGTGCAGCGCCGCTTTCAGCAGCACACGCTGGTTGAGCTGAAGCTGGAAACGGGGCGCACGCACCAGATCCGGGTACATATGAAGTACATCGGCTATCCATTGGTCGGCGATCCCAAATACGGCCCGAAAAACACGCTCGGGTTCCCCGGACAGGCGCTGCACGCGGCCACGCTCGGGTTTCGCCATCCGCGAAGCGGCGAATACCTGGAGTTTAGCGCGCCGCTGCCCGCCGACATGCAAGCGTTGATCGCCCGGCTCGAGCGATAA
- a CDS encoding dihydroorotase, producing the protein MGLLLANGKLLTEDGELIRRDVLVEGNRIARIAERIAPAGHERIELDGLFLSAGFIDMHVHLREPGFEEKETIASGTEAAVRGGFTTVACMPNTRPVIDHPETVAYVLRQAKAANKARVLPYGAITVRQLGRELTDFAALKAAGIIGVTDDGVGVQSSGMMKQAMQLARQCGLPVIAHCEDESLVPPGAALHDGVVAARHGLAGIPSESESVHVGRDILLAEQTGVHYHVCHISAKESVRLVRDGKRAGINVTAEVTPHHLLLCDEDIPDDLDARWKMNPPLRSRADRAALLAGLKDGTIDIIATDHAPHTEAEKANSIDRAPFGIVGLETAFPLLYTHLVLKGELTLAELVAKLTSKPADLFGLPYGRLAEGAIADLVAIDLETERVIAAESFASKGRNTPFDGWKCKGWPRLTIVDGTVVFRQV; encoded by the coding sequence ATGGGACTCCTACTTGCAAACGGCAAACTGTTGACGGAAGACGGCGAGCTGATCCGGCGCGACGTGCTGGTTGAGGGCAATCGGATCGCGCGGATCGCGGAGCGGATTGCGCCAGCGGGACATGAGCGGATCGAGCTGGATGGCTTGTTTCTTTCGGCCGGCTTCATCGACATGCATGTTCATCTGCGCGAACCGGGCTTTGAGGAAAAGGAAACCATCGCCAGCGGGACAGAAGCGGCCGTGCGCGGCGGGTTTACCACGGTGGCCTGCATGCCCAACACCCGTCCGGTCATCGATCATCCCGAGACGGTTGCGTATGTGCTCAGGCAGGCAAAAGCGGCGAACAAAGCGCGCGTGCTGCCCTACGGCGCGATCACCGTACGCCAGTTGGGGCGGGAGCTGACCGATTTTGCCGCGCTGAAAGCGGCGGGAATCATCGGGGTGACCGATGACGGAGTCGGCGTGCAGTCGAGCGGGATGATGAAACAGGCGATGCAGTTGGCGCGGCAGTGCGGCCTGCCGGTGATCGCGCATTGCGAGGACGAATCGCTGGTGCCGCCGGGGGCCGCCCTGCACGACGGGGTGGTGGCCGCGCGGCACGGTCTGGCCGGCATTCCCTCCGAGTCGGAGTCGGTTCACGTGGGGCGCGACATCTTGCTCGCGGAACAGACCGGCGTCCATTACCATGTCTGTCACATCAGCGCCAAAGAATCGGTCCGCCTGGTCCGCGACGGCAAGCGGGCGGGGATCAACGTCACCGCGGAGGTTACGCCGCATCACCTGCTGCTGTGCGACGAAGACATCCCGGATGACCTGGACGCGCGCTGGAAGATGAATCCGCCGCTTCGCTCGCGGGCGGACCGGGCGGCTCTGTTGGCCGGGCTGAAGGACGGAACGATCGATATCATCGCGACCGACCACGCGCCGCATACGGAAGCGGAGAAAGCGAACAGCATCGACCGGGCCCCGTTTGGCATCGTCGGACTGGAAACGGCATTTCCCCTGCTGTATACCCATCTGGTCCTGAAGGGAGAGCTGACCCTGGCGGAATTGGTTGCCAAGCTGACGAGCAAACCGGCCGATCTTTTCGGTCTGCCGTACGGGCGGCTGGCGGAAGGCGCGATTGCCGATCTGGTGGCGATCGATCTGGAAACGGAGCGGGTGATTGCGGCGGAGTCGTTTGCCAGCAAGGGACGCAATACGCCTTTTGACGGCTGGAAGTGCAAAGGCTGGCCGCGCTTGACGATCGTAGATGGTACCGTTGTGTTCAGGCAGGTATAG